ATACAGATAATTACCAAACATACTTCATAGACTTAGGCTTATTATGCATCAGGTTTCCATTACTCCAGATCAGACATTTTCACATGCAGACCTTTATTGTGtatgcagtaccagtcaaaatgGTACTGTATACACAAtatacttttgactggtactgtttttataatgtacatatacacacattattgcattatttCAGGGCAACTAAAAAGTTGTTTTCTACTGCATTATCATGAGAACAAGTTACACCCTTGAGAATGAGCATACAAAAGATTTAATGTAGAAGGAATGATGCCTTACAGTTGAAAATCCTCCCAAAGGACAGGGAGGCCTCTAAACAGGAAGGCGTCTATTTGTTGTCATTGGGTTTGACATAATAAACTTCAAAAGAACCACACACACCGACTGGCTCATCTGGCTAACCATGGAAAACATTGGGGGAGAGGTTCTAAAAATAGTGGATCTCATGATAAAAAATACTGGGATGTCTCTAAATTCCCTCTACAAAAGCTGAACACCTCCCAAGCCCTGAAGGACAAGACAGACCAACACCCATGTGAGCCACACAAAGCAGTTGCCTGGTCTTTGATTAAGATGCCATTTTCTTTTCCCCATGATTCAATTCGCTGacgtctgtttgtctgtcttgtcCTTTAAATTGCTGTCCTGATCAGTTTTTAGGTGTCGTACGCTGGCTGTTCCTCAATAAGCAAAGCAGGTCGGTTGTTGCTTACACCTCCGCTCAGACAAGAAACATCCAGACAGGAGATCCCCAGGGCTATCAGACACTGCCAAGCCTGTGGACACCGAGAGGGTTGGAGGTCAGAAGAGGGTCCAGGTAATCCTCATTATAGCTCAAAAACTTTATTTCCAAACCGTAACCCTGCAATGCGGCCTTCTAGTATTCAGCTCGGAAATGTCACCACTTTATTTAGGTACTTATCGACATTTGTTGTGTGACTCTAGTCCAATCCACAGTGTTATAAAGACTGAGATAATGACTCACCAGGTAGCACACGAAGCACAGGTATGCTATGCAGAGAAAGGCCGCCAATACATAGAGCGCCACACTGTCCAGGCTTTGCACGTACACCACCACAAAGTACATGTTAATGGCACAGACAATCAAGACGACCACCCCGCCACCAATCTTCCAGAACCTGAGGAGCAGTCACAGACAAGAtggtacaatgaaaaacaacacagtTGTCCCGActggtaccctattccctatagaaGCCAGTCAAAACAAGTGCACTACTGAATCAGGCTCCATTTATTACCCATTGTCATCACATAAGAATGAACTGGTCTTCAGTGAAAACCCAGAACCACTGTGAGTCTTAATGGTGAAGGGTTATGATGACTTACAGTCCATTAGCGAAGTCATCCATTATGGACGTCATACTGGTGAAGGTCAGGATGGGGATCAGAGCAAACGGCAGCTATGGATCATGGGAGAGGCAAGAGAAACACAAGTTTGAACTGAGCAAATTCAGTCCCTTTTAATGCATCAGTATATTACCCCAAAGGACCTGGCCTGCCCCAAATCTCCACTCTGTCTGTCAGAAAAACCCTGGAGTGCCATATTAGTGGCAACATTTGTagccagaaagacagacagagagacacacatacatagagacagacagacacagagacagacagacacagaggcagacaggtctCTCCGACCTGCTTGATCTTAGACCCTGTCTTCATCTGTTGAGTCTCACCCACCAGCAGGCTCTGCAGCACATTGAGGAAGTCGTTCATGCCAGTCATGTGTTGAACATCCTGGAAAATGGCTACAAGCAATGTGGGGAAGATGGCAATGGACCGGGTCAGCAGAACCCGAGCAAAACGGGACCAACGCAGGTTCAGGAAACCCTGAGGCAGAGAGGGTGTAAACAGTACAGACAAAACAGGGAAGGACAATATAATGtgctctcacatacacacagtgaggGAGGGGCTTCTGATGCCCTAtagctttttgttttttctaaaACATGAACACCTACAATAACTTATATGCATCATATAACCGTGTCAATCCCTTATTCTTACCTCCATGACAAACTGTCCAGAGTAGGTGCCTGTCATGGTAGAGCTCTGTCCAGCAGCCAGGATCCCAACAGCCCAAATGTAGAGGGCTGCAGAGCCAAAGAAACAGCCCAGCACCACCCCctagagagaaaggagaggaaaagCGTAACCCTCAGTGGGTGTTACTGGCATTCACTTCATCAAGGACAAACAAATGTTAAATTCATAGCCAAATGATTGGCCAAGGTTAACAGGTACACACTGTTGTTAAGTGATTTCATAGGTCATAAAGATTGTTGTTAATCCATGGAAGACATACCCCCTTGTAAATATCCACCTCCAGTGGGTTATCGTCCATTGGGAAGAGTTCTGTGTGTGGACTGCCTGATGCATTGCACTGTAAGTTCTGTCAGAAAAGcagtaaaaaactaaatatgaaCGTCACTGGCTTAGAGGCCATGCCATGATTAACAAATAACAGCTAAGGTCTGCTAGGGACCACGCACCGCgaagtgtgtgtatacagtccTTAGCCATGACTTAGTGGCCACATACTACAAACCCTTAAGGTGCCTCACTGATATTATGCATGTTTGATTTctgtttctaaataaaattacactataatatttacaaaattaaaaagTTATTCTTGGTGTAAAGTCTGATAGACTACAGCATTCAGGGTGATTCCAACAACCCAGTGCATGAAAGCAATAAGGTACGAGGGGGTGTGATATCTCAATGCATCAGGCCTAAAAACAGCTCTTTGCCATGGTagattggccatataccacaccctctcACGCCTTATTGTTTACATATACTACAGCTATCAGCCAAGCATTTGGGATTCGAACCACCTCGTTTGTAATCTTGTATGAAACTTCTGTAAAGGAGTGTTACATTCTGAGACATAAAGAGAAACTCCATATCTAATAAATTATTATACTCACCACTTCCTTGTTGGTTTTTTTGTAAAAGGCCTCAGCAAACACAGctacaacaaagacattgatgAGGAAAGAGACGAAGAGGGCGATAGTGGACTCAATGAAGTAGTATTTGTTGGCCTCCTTCACTTCCTCATTATTTCGACGATCTATCTGCCGAGACTagatgagaaaatatatttatacatttaaatatcacaATTATTGTGACAATGTACTTTCAGGCTGTCTGGTCAAAAAATCTGTGTTCATGAGGACTCTACTATGTCATTGTGAAGGTCCATGAGGACTCTACTATGTCATAGTGAAGGTCCATGAGGACTCCACTATGTCATAGTGAAGGTCCATGAGGACTCCACTATGTCATAGTGAAGGTCCATG
This sequence is a window from Esox lucius isolate fEsoLuc1 chromosome 17, fEsoLuc1.pri, whole genome shotgun sequence. Protein-coding genes within it:
- the slc11a2 gene encoding natural resistance-associated macrophage protein 2 isoform X3, which codes for MSKPNQNEHSNLKESPQANGDIQNTQGQYRSISPPASPVAGTLDDEQFSTYFEENIPIPDDVTKTFSFRKLWAFTGPGFLMSIAYLDPGNIESDLQSGAIAGFKLLWVLLVATIIGLLLQRLGARLGVVTGMHLAEVCHRQYPAVPRIILWLMVELAIIGSDMQEVIGCAIAFNLLSVGRIPLWGGVLITITDTFVFLFLDRFGLRKLELFFGFLITIMAISFGYEYVKVGPDQGELLKGMFLPYCQGCGTPQMEQAVGIVGAVIMPHNIYLHSALVKSRQIDRRNNEEVKEANKYYFIESTIALFVSFLINVFVVAVFAEAFYKKTNKEVNLQCNASGSPHTELFPMDDNPLEVDIYKGGVVLGCFFGSAALYIWAVGILAAGQSSTMTGTYSGQFVMEGFLNLRWSRFARVLLTRSIAIFPTLLVAIFQDVQHMTGMNDFLNVLQSLLLPFALIPILTFTSMTSIMDDFANGLFWKIGGGVVVLIVCAINMYFVVVYVQSLDSVALYVLAAFLCIAYLCFVCYLAWQCLIALGISCLDVSCLSGGVSNNRPALLIEEQPAYDT
- the slc11a2 gene encoding natural resistance-associated macrophage protein 2 isoform X2 yields the protein MDNPEESPQANGDIQNTQGQYRSISPPASPVAGTLDDEQFSTYFEENIPIPDDVTKTFSFRKLWAFTGPGFLMSIAYLDPGNIESDLQSGAIAGFKLLWVLLVATIIGLLLQRLGARLGVVTGMHLAEVCHRQYPAVPRIILWLMVELAIIGSDMQEVIGCAIAFNLLSVGRIPLWGGVLITITDTFVFLFLDRFGLRKLELFFGFLITIMAISFGYEYVKVGPDQGELLKGMFLPYCQGCGTPQMEQAVGIVGAVIMPHNIYLHSALVKSRQIDRRNNEEVKEANKYYFIESTIALFVSFLINVFVVAVFAEAFYKKTNKEVNLQCNASGSPHTELFPMDDNPLEVDIYKGGVVLGCFFGSAALYIWAVGILAAGQSSTMTGTYSGQFVMEGFLNLRWSRFARVLLTRSIAIFPTLLVAIFQDVQHMTGMNDFLNVLQSLLVGETQQMKTGSKIKQLPFALIPILTFTSMTSIMDDFANGLFWKIGGGVVVLIVCAINMYFVVVYVQSLDSVALYVLAAFLCIAYLCFVCYLAWQCLIALGISCLDVSCLSGGVSNNRPALLIEEQPAYDT
- the slc11a2 gene encoding natural resistance-associated macrophage protein 2 isoform X4, which produces MSIAYLDPGNIESDLQSGAIAGFKLLWVLLVATIIGLLLQRLGARLGVVTGMHLAEVCHRQYPAVPRIILWLMVELAIIGSDMQEVIGCAIAFNLLSVGRIPLWGGVLITITDTFVFLFLDRFGLRKLELFFGFLITIMAISFGYEYVKVGPDQGELLKGMFLPYCQGCGTPQMEQAVGIVGAVIMPHNIYLHSALVKSRQIDRRNNEEVKEANKYYFIESTIALFVSFLINVFVVAVFAEAFYKKTNKEVNLQCNASGSPHTELFPMDDNPLEVDIYKGGVVLGCFFGSAALYIWAVGILAAGQSSTMTGTYSGQFVMEGFLNLRWSRFARVLLTRSIAIFPTLLVAIFQDVQHMTGMNDFLNVLQSLLLPFALIPILTFTSMTSIMDDFANGLFWKIGGGVVVLIVCAINMYFVVVYVQSLDSVALYVLAAFLCIAYLCFVCYLAWQCLIALGISCLDVSCLSGGVSNNRPALLIEEQPAYDT
- the slc11a2 gene encoding natural resistance-associated macrophage protein 2 isoform X1, whose amino-acid sequence is MSKPNQNEHSNLKESPQANGDIQNTQGQYRSISPPASPVAGTLDDEQFSTYFEENIPIPDDVTKTFSFRKLWAFTGPGFLMSIAYLDPGNIESDLQSGAIAGFKLLWVLLVATIIGLLLQRLGARLGVVTGMHLAEVCHRQYPAVPRIILWLMVELAIIGSDMQEVIGCAIAFNLLSVGRIPLWGGVLITITDTFVFLFLDRFGLRKLELFFGFLITIMAISFGYEYVKVGPDQGELLKGMFLPYCQGCGTPQMEQAVGIVGAVIMPHNIYLHSALVKSRQIDRRNNEEVKEANKYYFIESTIALFVSFLINVFVVAVFAEAFYKKTNKEVNLQCNASGSPHTELFPMDDNPLEVDIYKGGVVLGCFFGSAALYIWAVGILAAGQSSTMTGTYSGQFVMEGFLNLRWSRFARVLLTRSIAIFPTLLVAIFQDVQHMTGMNDFLNVLQSLLVGETQQMKTGSKIKQLPFALIPILTFTSMTSIMDDFANGLFWKIGGGVVVLIVCAINMYFVVVYVQSLDSVALYVLAAFLCIAYLCFVCYLAWQCLIALGISCLDVSCLSGGVSNNRPALLIEEQPAYDT